From Cellulosimicrobium cellulans, the proteins below share one genomic window:
- the ruvX gene encoding Holliday junction resolvase RuvX — translation MTAVPWLPADDGRAPLPRGARLGVDVGSVRVGLAASDPDGRVATPVETLARDTKAGAAVPTDVARIAAEVDERGAQVVYVGLPRHLSGGEGAAAQGARAYAGLVARVVAPVPVHLVDERMTTVSAHQALHASGRAGKKHRSVVDQAAAVIILQSALDAERGAGARAGEPVDPTGDHRP, via the coding sequence GTGACGGCCGTCCCCTGGCTGCCCGCCGACGACGGGCGCGCCCCCCTCCCGCGCGGGGCGCGCCTGGGCGTCGACGTGGGCAGCGTGCGCGTCGGGCTCGCGGCGAGCGACCCCGACGGGCGCGTCGCGACCCCGGTCGAGACGCTCGCGCGCGACACGAAGGCCGGGGCCGCGGTCCCGACGGACGTCGCGCGCATCGCCGCCGAGGTCGACGAGCGCGGCGCCCAGGTGGTCTACGTCGGCCTCCCGCGCCACCTCTCCGGGGGAGAGGGTGCCGCCGCCCAGGGGGCGCGGGCGTACGCTGGACTGGTGGCACGCGTCGTCGCACCGGTGCCGGTGCACCTCGTCGACGAGCGGATGACGACCGTCAGCGCGCACCAGGCGCTGCACGCGTCGGGACGCGCCGGCAAGAAGCACCGCAGCGTCGTCGACCAGGCGGCCGCCGTTATCATTCTGCAATCCGCTCTCGACGCCGAGCGGGGCGCGGGGGCGCGCGCCGGAGAACCTGTAGACCCGACAGGAGACCACCGACCGTGA
- a CDS encoding prepilin peptidase, with protein MVQQGDRTTTDRPETWGRRRRDDLAREARVAGRPGAALTVLAALGAAWWSGLSWATPALVLVAGAGALVAVIDARTHRLPDVVVLPTWLGAVLLLAVAALGTGDDAALVRALVGGALGFGAYAALRIAYPPGLGFGDVKLAGMLGTPLAWLGWGDLVTGLVLPFLLGGVWALGLVVLRRARRDTAVPFGPFMVAGAGVAAVLGGAVVGAYAPA; from the coding sequence ATGGTCCAGCAGGGGGACAGGACGACGACCGACCGGCCGGAGACGTGGGGACGACGTCGGCGCGACGACCTGGCGCGGGAGGCGCGCGTCGCGGGCCGGCCGGGCGCGGCTCTCACGGTGCTCGCGGCGCTGGGCGCGGCCTGGTGGTCAGGTCTGTCGTGGGCGACGCCGGCCCTCGTGCTCGTCGCCGGGGCCGGCGCGCTCGTGGCCGTGATCGACGCGCGCACGCACCGCCTGCCCGACGTCGTCGTCCTGCCGACGTGGCTCGGTGCGGTCCTGCTCCTCGCCGTCGCCGCGCTCGGGACCGGGGACGACGCCGCCCTCGTGCGCGCGCTCGTCGGGGGCGCCCTGGGCTTCGGCGCCTACGCCGCGCTCCGGATCGCGTACCCGCCGGGTCTCGGCTTCGGCGACGTCAAGCTCGCGGGGATGCTCGGCACGCCGCTCGCGTGGCTCGGGTGGGGCGACCTGGTCACCGGACTCGTCCTGCCGTTCCTGCTCGGCGGCGTGTGGGCGCTCGGGCTGGTCGTCCTGCGACGAGCACGTCGGGACACCGCCGTGCCGTTCGGACCCTTCATGGTCGCCGGTGCGGGCGTCGCCGCCGTGCTCGGCGGCGCGGTGGTCGGGGCGTACGCGCCCGCGTGA
- a CDS encoding shikimate dehydrogenase has protein sequence MSATRAPRRAAVLGHPVAHSLSPVLHRAAYEALGLDGWTYEAIDTTEEQLPALVNGLDASWAGLSLTMPLKHAVIPLLDHVDPLANVVGAVNTLVVQPTGGRRPTFVGTNTDVHGLVAALREGLGERDARTAVVLGAGATAASTLAALAELGCPTPTVLVRSLGRTGTLQRAAHRMGVEPRFEILDPSSSALRDRLGRADAVVATLPSRAADPVAEALAQAAAPVAGVLLDVVYDPRPTALSAAWAAAGGTVVGGERMLLHQAAEQVRLMTGKVVPLEAMDRALTSALDVPA, from the coding sequence GTGAGCGCGACGCGCGCGCCGCGACGGGCGGCCGTCCTCGGCCACCCCGTCGCCCACTCGCTGTCCCCGGTGCTGCACCGCGCCGCGTACGAGGCGCTCGGCCTCGACGGCTGGACGTACGAGGCGATCGACACGACCGAGGAGCAGCTCCCGGCCCTCGTCAACGGTCTCGACGCGTCGTGGGCGGGCCTGAGCCTGACCATGCCGCTCAAGCACGCCGTGATCCCGCTGCTCGACCACGTCGACCCGCTCGCGAACGTCGTCGGCGCGGTGAACACGCTCGTCGTGCAGCCCACGGGCGGCCGGCGCCCGACGTTCGTGGGGACCAACACCGACGTGCACGGGCTCGTCGCCGCGCTCCGCGAGGGTCTGGGGGAGCGGGACGCGCGGACCGCCGTCGTGCTCGGGGCGGGCGCGACCGCCGCGTCGACGCTCGCCGCTCTCGCCGAGCTCGGCTGCCCGACGCCGACGGTCCTGGTGCGCTCGCTCGGGCGCACCGGCACGCTCCAGCGCGCGGCGCACCGCATGGGCGTCGAGCCGCGCTTCGAGATCCTCGACCCGTCGTCCTCCGCACTGCGCGACCGCCTCGGGCGGGCCGACGCGGTCGTCGCGACCCTTCCGTCGCGTGCGGCCGACCCGGTGGCCGAGGCGCTGGCACAGGCGGCCGCGCCCGTCGCAGGCGTGCTGCTCGACGTGGTCTACGACCCTCGACCCACCGCGCTCTCGGCGGCCTGGGCCGCGGCGGGCGGCACCGTGGTCGGCGGCGAGCGCATGCTCCTGCACCAGGCGGCCGAGCAGGTGCGGCTCATGACGGGCAAGGTGGTCCCGCTGGAGGCGATGGACCGGGCGCTCACGTCAGCGCTGGACGTCCCGGCCTGA
- the mltG gene encoding endolytic transglycosylase MltG encodes MTDLFERPAVQGEQQPARSSRSEQRARRAAKKRRQRRRRRALVVLLVSLLVVGGAGYLLLNNASDLFGFANPLEAKDFEGPGTDPVDVVIEPGSTGRDMGAVLTEAGVVASSAAFAKAFEENPNAGKIQPGTHTLLLGMPAKDAVARLVANDSRVETKITIPEGYTVKQILEKASSVTDIPVADFEAAMADTTAMGLPAEANGNYEGWLYPTTYVLEPGDVNATGIIQSMVSQTTSELADLGVPPERFQEVLTMASIVEWEGKNAEQRGMVARVIYNRIADGMPLGMDAIDVYGLGKPANEITTEEFQNPDLPYASRVHQGLPPTPIGSPSRESVEAVMNAPDGPWLWYVTVNLDTGETKFTDTYAEFEQFKQEYRQWLAENGG; translated from the coding sequence GTGACCGACCTGTTCGAACGGCCCGCCGTCCAGGGCGAGCAGCAGCCCGCGCGCTCGTCGCGCTCGGAGCAGCGCGCCCGCCGGGCGGCGAAGAAGCGACGCCAGCGCCGGCGTCGCCGCGCCCTCGTGGTGCTGCTCGTCTCCCTCCTCGTGGTGGGCGGCGCGGGGTACCTGCTGCTCAACAACGCCTCCGACCTCTTCGGGTTCGCGAACCCGCTGGAGGCCAAGGACTTCGAGGGGCCGGGCACCGACCCCGTCGACGTCGTCATCGAGCCCGGCTCGACCGGCCGCGACATGGGCGCGGTCCTGACCGAGGCCGGCGTCGTCGCCAGCTCGGCTGCCTTCGCGAAGGCGTTCGAGGAGAACCCGAACGCGGGGAAGATCCAGCCGGGCACCCACACGCTGCTCCTCGGCATGCCGGCCAAGGACGCCGTCGCGCGCCTCGTGGCGAACGACTCGCGCGTCGAGACCAAGATCACGATCCCCGAGGGCTACACGGTCAAGCAGATCCTCGAGAAGGCGTCCTCGGTGACGGACATCCCCGTCGCCGACTTCGAGGCCGCGATGGCCGACACCACCGCCATGGGCCTGCCCGCGGAGGCGAACGGCAACTACGAGGGCTGGCTCTACCCGACGACGTACGTCCTCGAGCCGGGAGACGTCAACGCGACGGGGATCATCCAGAGCATGGTCAGCCAGACCACGAGCGAGCTCGCCGACCTCGGCGTCCCGCCGGAGCGCTTCCAGGAGGTGCTCACGATGGCGTCGATCGTCGAGTGGGAGGGCAAGAACGCGGAGCAGCGCGGGATGGTCGCGCGGGTCATCTACAACCGCATCGCGGACGGCATGCCTCTCGGCATGGACGCGATCGACGTCTACGGGCTCGGCAAGCCGGCGAACGAGATCACGACCGAGGAGTTCCAGAACCCCGACCTGCCCTACGCGTCGCGCGTCCACCAGGGCCTTCCCCCGACCCCGATCGGGAGCCCCAGCCGCGAGAGCGTGGAGGCGGTCATGAACGCCCCCGACGGCCCGTGGCTCTGGTACGTGACCGTCAACCTGGACACGGGCGAGACGAAGTTCACCGACACGTACGCCGAGTTCGAGCAGTTCAAGCAGGAGTACCGGCAGTGGCTCGCGGAGAACGGCGGGTGA